Below is a genomic region from Cotesia glomerata isolate CgM1 linkage group LG5, MPM_Cglom_v2.3, whole genome shotgun sequence.
ttaaatttaatcgttGCACTTGCAATTATGATTAACGAGCGCAATTCTAAAGTTACTCTAAATctacaaaattcaataaagaaggagtaaataaaaaaaatgtaagcaAAAGAAACGTCAAGTAAATTGTAAACAAACTAACCGTCCGACGGAGTAAACACGTCGATTTTATCGATGGAgtataaatatgaaatttgaaattttcccGCCTTTTGAAGCTTAACTAAAAGAACACGTGGTCGCAGGCCGATGTACAATACTGAAATGAAACTCAATTCAGGATTCGCCAACAGTCCACAGGTATGTTAACtacattgtttttaatatctattataattaaatattaaatcttGAATCATAAAACAACTAATCAGTATCAATTGTGCGATAATTGCTCGTTAAAATATCAGCGTGTGAAATATGAGAGCCCATTAAATACATTGTAACAGCAATGGTTACGGCGTATGATGACGATGCATTGGCTATATCTCCGTCTGTTCCGTGTACGTGTATGTGTGCGTACAGTAGTGGACGTTGGGTTTCTCGATTTCGGTTCGCTTTTATCCGCATAAAATCACTTTTATTTATCGTCATAACACACTAAAATGGCGGTAGAAttgttatttgtaaaaatgaattaactgGATTTATTGATTGGTTGTTGGatattcaaatattattatctaGCGATATTTGATAATCGTTAAAAGTAATTTGGAATCATAAATTTCGTGGTGGTAATAGTAGTAGtggtagtagtagtagtagtagtagcagtagtagtagtagttgTAGTtacatgtatttattaatcgTTGAATTAACCGACATTGGTAACGAGTCTATCTAACAATACTAATGccatgattttaattatttatcaaaaatcataattaaagttcatagtaaataattttttttctttagcaCGACTTAAGTGTCGTATGACTATATTGATGATAATAGTAGTTAGGTCGGTAGTTGATATTGGTGTGAGTTAGTGGTTAAGAATCACTTTTTTGCGTTTGTAAGTGAGCTTGATGTAGTTGCATGtagagaaattattttaccGCGCCGCTCCCACCGTCAGTGAGGTTATGGGATGTTGTGTTATTTGGCaacgtttaataatttttttacttgttataaacaattaccgatatttttaattattgattcaaaaatttattattattattattattattatttttttttttttttttttttactatttaatatttaatctttatatatCAGCCGAAATATGACAGCagagttaattataattttaaagtttaattataataattgaatcaATTTATAGTAAATAGTTGTAAAATAGCATgtgttattgttaaaaaactaatgaataaataaatgagtaCGGATTTTAACAGGTGAAATGGTGATAATATGGACAGATGATTGAATAATAGTGCGAAAATTAACCAGGATAAAAGAAATATAAGGATAATAGAAGGAgagaataattattgatatttgtgTGTGTATAGTACTATGGcacattataatttattcactgATAATAATGGTTTACCGATTATGCTTGAGGATGGCCAACAGTTGTGTACAGTTGTTGATGGTCAACGATATGTAATTATTCAAAACGTAAATAATGGTAATCAGAATAACGTGTTAGCTTACTCAGCGTTTAATGATAACGAAACTACTGTCTATTCTCATCAAGCACTTATTGGTACACAGAGTCCCTCAGCACTTGAACGCGGGTATGACATTTATCTTATACATCCACTTTAATTTTTGCATTATCTAAGTTCAGCTTtcgtgattttttatttatttattttttttttttattgttgcaGGCAGAacgtttttattttagaatctGGAGAAATATCAGTACAGCCGAGTACATATAAAACGGAGAGCTCACAGAATATTTCTGTTGGAGACAGTTCGTCAAGAATCATAAAAGCTCCCAAAGCTGTTTCTAATACtttgaatgataaaaaaagcAATCAGTGGGTTGAAACTTCGTTTAATATAACACAACTTACTATGAACAATCAAGCTCAGAAAACTGTAAGtcttactttatttattatttaaaacaaaaggtagaaatgaaaaaaaaaaatatagttttgtCAAGTAGTTATAACCATTAGGTTATGTGCtcgtgagaaaaaaaaattttctatattaaTTTCGTACGATAGTGTACAATTCtacttctaaaattttttactcaacttcaaaaaaccaattattatcagaagtaaaaaaaaaaaaaaattttaataaacataacttggtaaaaattttatttattacagaagtttttatattatatagacagcttaattgattttttaaaaacgatcATAAGATCGTTAAGTTTGAAATCGataaaaagctaaaaaattttataatttagttttactcttagttcattaaataatatcaaaactATGTTGTATTGAAGGTCACAACATTAGCTCAATTGGAAGAAGGACGAGTATCAAAGCCGAGAAACAGACTTCCAGCGCCATTAGTATCGCATCCAATGCCAATTGTGACCAACACTTCTCAGAATATTGCCAGGACATCAACGCCACGGCACACACCAACACAGACAGTACGAGTGGCAACACTCTCACCCAATATATCGGCTGTAGCCCCACCGAAACCGACATCCAGGCCACCACTGCGCGGTGACAATGCGGCACTTCGTCGCAGCTTGACTCCACGAGCTCCAGTTCCACGACAGGCGACACCTCAAGTTCGTCAGGTTATGGATTGCCTGAGCGAACGAATAAAAGCTTCCCAACCACCGCTAATGCGAGGTCTTTCTCCTCAACATCAACAGCcgcagcaacaacaacaacaacaacaacagccaCAGCAACAACCACAACAACAGCcgcagcaacaacaacaacaacaacaacaacaacaactcCAACTCCAACAATTACAGCAGAAACAGCAACAACAAATATCATCACAGCAGTTGATGGCACTTAATTCAATGAAGCGGCCAGTGGTGAATTCTCCACGACCTCGATTACCCATCACACCACAGAAGCAAGTTACTCAGGTAGTTACCCAAAGACCCACGCCGCCTTGCCCAACTACTCCAGATTCGAGTCCAGAAAAAATGGAAATGTGTAGTTACCCTAGTACTCCTGAGAAGTCTGGAACCACACATGGGGAGCAAAAATCACCCTCTGACAGCGATGCAGGATCTGAAAGTTTTGTCTATCTTCAAAGAACAATAAAAGATCCAGTTAACGCAATCGTCCAGCAACAAGTAAGCGGCAGTATTGTCAAGATGTTGGTGGTGTTGGCTAGCAGAGAACAGCGGTTAATAACATTTGACATTCCCGCCGAAGAATGTACAGTCCAGGATCTTCTAGATCAAGTAGATATTCCTTTCAACGGTAAAACAATAGTATCGCTTGTCACAGATGTTGCGTTGAACATTAATTACATCGTCGAAAGCGAAGCTGGAGTCATTCATACGATGCACGACACCTCAGACACTTCAGATCAATCCGAAAACCAATCAATCGCTCAGACAAATGAAGACAGCAGCCCTCCTCACGAAGAGCCCAAGTATATCGAGGGACAAAGTGCTCTCTGTCCTTACTGCGGCACTCATTCCTATGATTTTAATCGCTGCTACAAATGCAAAAAATCATTGCCAAGTGACTCGCGGCAGGTGTCAATGAACCCAACGACAAGTCAGCAGAAAAAAGAGATGATATCGACTGAAAGCTTTTACAAAAAACGCAATGAAACCAATAAATTCGAGCGTGAATTGGGACCACGCAAACGTGGACGACCACCTAGAACATCTACACCATCTACAGCGGTAATTAGTAAACTTAAACAAAAAGAACCTGAGTGCTTGACTCTGTCATCGGATGATGATGACGGTGATGATGACGGCAGTGGCTCCCGTAAAAAAACCACGGCCCAGCATAAATCTTTGAGCAACTTGATCACTAGCAGCGGAATGATGAACGACGAAATGGAATTTATATCTGAGAAAGAGCCTGTCATCACGAATAATAAAACAGTGTTACAAGAACAAAGCTTTCAGCCAGTCCCAAATACTGAGCCCGatttaatcgataaaaataacgGTGATGTAACGGGTGAAGATAACGTCAACCTAAACTTAAAACTCGAGACTTCGTTTACATGTCGCACTGTTAGAATAGGTTCATACAAGTACGTACCGCgggagaaaatatttttgagtaagaACGGTTTAAGATTAGTGGTACCTTTGCTCGAAGATCAGGATCAGTGTGTCACGATAAATGTTAAGATCTCTGAAATTGTAAAAGTACTGATACATTTTGGCAAAGCAATGCCagtgttgtttttttatacaaatccAAGCTGTGGAGCAAACATTCGTGAGCTCTTGGGAATGCAGGACACTAAGGGCCAATATTTTGATCCAGCTGGTAAGGATCAGACGCACAAGAGGATAACGCTACTGCCGGATAAAATTTCCGAGGAGGCTAGGCAGGTTTGTAAAATGATATTCCCCCCGGGAAGTAAGATGGATGAATTAAATGCTAAGGAAGCAAATGATATTCTGGTGCGTGCGTCTCCAAAAGATAACTCTCAGATGCCACTGATGGTGAAGAAACCACCATTATCATCGTCGACTGGTAATTCTGGTAATATTGTAAACGGTCGTCCTAATGACCGTCTCGTCCAGAAGTTGACTGTTTATCCACCACCGCCAGCAAAAAGCGGTATTGCTATTAATACCGAAGATTACACTTGTCTTGGAGAAGACCAATTCCTCAATGACGTTATAATAGACTTCTATCTCAAGTATCTAACGCTCCAAGTACTTTCTGAGATTGATCAGCATCGTACACATGTTTTCAGTTCATACTTTTATAAACGGTTAACAAGTCGTCATGCTCAATCAGCAGATATTACCAATTCAGTGTCACCAGCCGCAAAACGCCATGCTCGTGTACAAAAATGgactaaaaatgttaatatttttgaaaaagactTTATTATCATTCCGATAAACGAGCATGCTCATTGGTTCTTGGCGATTATTTGTTACCCGGGATTGGTGGGCACCGTATTGCCCCCATTACCCCCTAAAGATCccgatgttaaaaaatctaagaaaaataaagaagtAAAGGTTCAGACCCTGACTATCGGAAGTACGACAATTACACCCGTGGCTACTCCAACGATAACGATCGACCAAAATGACGAGGATTCTGAGAGAGATGAGGCCGAAGGCGATGAGGATGAGATGGATATGGACAGTGAAGAAGATGACGAAGCTAGTGATAATGCTGAAGGAAACGCCAATGCCAATTCTAAGGTCTCGATTACTCCTGTTGAGAAAAAGATTGTCTGCTCCCAGCAAGAAGAACCAACAGTCAAATCGCCCTGTGTTTTAATTTTCGATTCTCTCAAAGGTGCCAGTCGGTCTCGCGTTGTTGCCACGCTTCGTGACTATTTGAGTTGCGAATATCAAGCTAAACTTGGTAAGGATAAAGTCTTTTCTAAGGATACAATCAAGGGAAGTTGTCCGAAGGTTCCACAGCAATCAAACTTCACTGACTGTGggctttatttattacaatacgTCGAAAGTTTTTTCAAGGTATTGTTACTATTTATTTTCGTTAACTGATCAGtcgcttttaaaattttttaatatgtgtgtgaataaattattttacgttttcatattttttaatttaaaaaattattataaattataaaaattattagtacacgtatttttcatatatattgtTATAATTGTTGCAGGATCCAATTAAAGATTACAGATTACCGATAAAGTCTGTGAAAAATTGGTTTGAAGAGATAGTAGTTACAAGAAAACGTGAAGAACTTTCAAACcttttaataaaactaatgAATGAAACTAACggagacaaaaaaataattctaccCACGGTCCAATTTCCGACGCAAGACGGCAAGCTTAAACCAAAATCTGAGACCTCAGACAAGTCTGATCTCAAGGGCCAGAAAGGTGAGAGCGAAGCTAAGAAATCCAAAATTGAGAAAGAACAATCATCGAATGTTAGTACCAACCAACAACAGCAACCTGACTCACAGGAGACACCAAATCGTCCTGTTAAAACGTATCTTACTATTGTACCATGTTCGTCGACATCTGGAGAATTCAATACTGTTGGAATGGTTGTTACTAagtatgtaaattttattacttttaaaatataaactattagcaattttatatttaatttactttaagtttttttctctttttcatAAGAACACCCACGTCAACTGTCACATCCACGGCGTTTTTAAGAACCAAACGTATTCCTAGGTTAATACAAAAAGAAACTGAAACTTCGGCACACGATTCATCAACTGCAGCAGTTCCTATAAAAAAGCACAAGGGTGATTGTTTGGAttcttgtaaataatattaaatataaaccacattattaattgtttcatTACCTTTTTTATATTGTCAAGTGAGTTATTAATAAGCTATAATTCgacatcaataaaatttaaaacaataataattttattaaatatatgtagtTAGTACTTTATAATTGAGAATAAATCTCAATTAATAAGacttaattatatttactataatttacagtttataataaaaacaaaaacaaacaataccaatattaattttatttatagtcggAATTTTTCGGCCTACCATACACCAAGTACTTATGGGACCAAGTTTGTTTTAGAAAGTACCTGTCGAGATAGCTGCTTCCAATTTTTGAATAGCATCTTCATTCATAACaacagaaatatttaaatattgtaatgGTATTTAAAAAACGTGCTCAGTATTGAGTATTTTGTTATATAGCAGATTTtcagcaaatttttttttttttttttcgataaggtttataaaacataatgtcatttttattcaaaatgagTTAGAGTTAGATGAAAATAAGTAGTTGAAAGTAATAATAAGGGTCCAGAGAAGAAGTAATATGAgcttagaatttattgaaagtaTTTATGAATACGAATAAAGTATATATGTTTACATAATCCATCacattaaatcaaaaaattttttaaaagtaaaaaatacattttttttgcatataattatttttaaaacttttagttatttcaaaatataaaattatgagaatgaaaattcatttaacataaattgttatcataaatcgtaaaattattagtaaaaaacaattttttgttgtatttagaattaacaataataacttttgaagctgaaattattttttaaccaattatttaaatgtctaattcattaaattcaaattctaaTGAATAGAATACTATTTTCCATGTAATGACATCCTAAAGattgatatattatatactcAAGAACATGTGACGACATAACCAATGATGTTGGAAGAATGAAACAGAAAGCGCCGTAGAGGTAGAGGGGTCTCCATGTCCAATGACGTCGACAGTAATTgtcaaatatacatatataatagtTTGATGAAAATCATTGACAAGAAgaggtaattaaaaaatagagtaAAAATGATGGtgagtataaaataaaatatgtacattaaggtaaaagctccaatatatgatcatatactggtacgtgatcatctattggggcttttaccttacatatatttataagtatCGAGGTTTAGTCAcgcaataatatttaattatcaatgaatGAGAAAACTCATTGTTTGTTTACTTGCAAAATATGTTTGTTACTTTCCTGACGTAATTGtaatattatgaattataatatgtaatatattatttaattaactttaaatagATTGTACTTACTAAAGTTGATATTAATTGCAGAAAATGCGAGTTGAAAAATGTCCTACGGTCGAGCTGACTTTTAAGAATTGTGTTTTTGTGAACCCAGTTGACTTGCCAAAAGATGTCAAGTATGTATTGTCATTTTagcaaagtattttttttttcttttttttttttttttaagccacatgtatttaaattttttatagatatatcgAGGTAACAACATTACCTAATCAAAACTATGTATTTACCGTCGAGACACACAACGAAGTGTCTCAAGGATGCGCAGCATTCAATGAACTACAGAGAAAATGGGCAGCGCTATCCGTCACCCAGGAGATCGATGTCCGACCGTATCAATTCGATGCATCATCAAGTTCAAATTTCTTAGGTATTATTGTATTAGAAGCTGATTTCCTGCAGAAAACtaagtatttgttttttttttttatttttatttaaattaaattattctgatGGATAGAATTagtcaaaaaagaaaaaaaaaaaaggagaaaCATAGGattgacattaatttttaactttcagaACAACAACTGAGCCATACGATACCGACTTGATGGCCAAAGatttcttttgaaattttctggACATGCATTCACAGTGGGACAACAACTGCCTTTTCAgtttggtgataaaaaaatacttagaCTGATAGTAAAGGATTTGGAGGGGCTTGATATGACTACCATCAAGGAAAAGAAAGATTCAAAGCTTGAGAAAATTAGATTAGGTCGATGTCTTGGTGATACGGTGGTTCAGTTTGAGAAGTCGAGTAACTCGAGTCTTAATTTGGTTGGAAAAGCTCAAGGAAAAGTCGTACgtcaatcaataattaatccaGACTGGGATTTTGCCAAAATGGGAATTGGTGGTCTTGATAAAGAGTTCAGCGATATTTTCCGTCGAGCTTTTGTTTCTAGAGTATATCCTCCAGACATTGTAACGCAACTGGGTTGTAAACATATCAAGGGTATTTTGCTTTATGGTCCACCAGGTACAGGAAAAACACTCCTGGCTCGTCAGATCGGTAATATGTTAAATGCGAGAGAGCCTAAGATCGTCAATGGTCCGCAAATTCTTGATAAATATGTAGGAGAGAGTGAAGCCAACATAAGAAGACTGTTTTCTGAagcagaagaagaagaaaaaaagctTGGGCCAAACAGTGGGCtccatattattatttttgacgaGATTGATGCTATTTGTAAATCTCGTGGTAGTGTTGCGGGTAATACTGGTGTTCATGACACTGTTGTCAATCAGTTGCTGTCAAAGATTGATGGTGTCCAACAACTCAACAATATTCTGGTGATTGGTATGACTAACCGAAAAGACATGATTGATGAAGCTCTACTACGTCCTGGTCGACTTGAACTGCAAATGGAAATCAGTTTGCCGGATGAAAACGGccgatttcaaattttaaatatccaTACATCGCGGATACGTGAATACAATAAAATGACTCCAGATGTTGACTTGAAAGAATTGGCGATCCTTACAAAAAACTTTAGTGGTGCTGAGTTAGAGGGTTTGGTAAGAGCAGCTCAGAGCACAGCCATGAACAAACTTATAAAAGTATCCAATAAAGTCGAATTGGACTCGTCAGCAATGGAGAAACTTATGATTTCAAGATCAGACTTTATGCATGCACTTGAAAACGATGTGAAACTAGCATTTGGTACTGCAGCAGAGGAACTAGACCACTTCTTAGCTCGTGGAATCATAAACTGGGGTCGTCCTGTTGCTGAAATAATTGCTGACGGTAATTTAGATATTCGGAAGACTCGAGCTTCTGAGGGCTTTAGTTTGGTCTCTGTTTTACTGGAAGGACCACCCAACAGTGGTAAGACTGCGTTGGCCGCACAAATTGCTAAAAATTCTGATTTTCCATTCGTAAAAGTTTGTACTCTGGATGACATGGTCGGATACACAGAAACTGCCAAGTGTCTTGCAATACGTAAATTCTTCGACGATGCTTATCGTTCACAGCTCAGTTGTATATTGGTCGATAATATTGAACGTTTGTTAGACTACGGGCCGATTGGATCTAGATACTCTAATCTGACTCTTCAAGGGTTGCTGgttttgttgaaaaaacaaCCACCtcgtggaaaaaaattacttgtacTTTGTACTACCAGTAACAGGTgctttatcaaaattattatatcaaaCATCTAACTGATTCATTTGTTTTgtatattcttattttttatttttatttttagaaaagttTTAGAAGACATGGAATTGATATCTGCATTTAACACTGTTCTTCACGTGCCTAATTTATCAACACCTGATCATTTACTAGCAGTATTAGACGACCAAGATGTATTTACTAAACAAGAACTTTCAAAGTTACATGCTAAACTTCAAGGAAATaggtactttttaaaaaattaaactaatttaatcaattaatctaTTCTGCCAATTCTgttataattatgatattattaatcaaattacAGTATTTTCATCGgcattaagaaattattgGGACTGATAGACATGGCCAGACAAGTAGATCCAAACTATCGAGTAactaaatttttgtcaaaactCGAAGAGGAGGGTGGTCTTGAATAAAATATCTCAGTTAATATATAATAGCCtttgtaatatatttttatttttatcattttcatcATTGTCTCAAGTACAGAAATGCGaaaaaggtaatttttaataattttcacaaGTCAGGTACTTGTAAGTCTTAATTGactgattataattaaataattgtagatattaatgatattttatcgtatttcaaataaattaaataaagtcaaCGTGTTtgtgcaataatttttttttttatccacagATTGAGTCTGgcgttcaaaattttaattgagaaattttgtcGAGAATgaatgaaataacaaaagcTCCAGTCAAGATAAGTATTTCTTGAGTTGAGAAAAATACTGAttcttgcaaaaaaaaaaatttttttcttgattgattgattaagaatcactttttcatattaaataaataattaattctgcaaagtaaaaaatttttgcatccaaaaaatttttcacttcaaTCAAGTAAGAATTTCTCACATGGTTTAGACAACAAAATTTcagcaattattaatttttactgtcgcattaagaataattttttaatttttagttgtatatgttgttaatttattaaaataatcataattttatctcAAGCACGTGAAATGATAatattcaaatattaatttaaacaaaataaattttaattaagttggaatagtttaaatttaaatcctaGAATTTgttcacaaaaaattcttcaatttcTATTCTATTATCTGCTTTATCTGCAGGCAGGAATGACTATACTTACTGCGTAATTGACGTCAGACTTTACATATCGTGGTCATGGCATCATATCGAAACATTCCCTAAGTTTACTCCGGTTAATTAAACGCGCCCATTGactaca
It encodes:
- the LOC123266170 gene encoding uncharacterized protein LOC123266170; translated protein: MAHYNLFTDNNGLPIMLEDGQQLCTVVDGQRYVIIQNVNNGNQNNVLAYSAFNDNETTVYSHQALIGTQSPSALERGQNVFILESGEISVQPSTYKTESSQNISVGDSSSRIIKAPKAVSNTLNDKKSNQWVETSFNITQLTMNNQAQKTVTTLAQLEEGRVSKPRNRLPAPLVSHPMPIVTNTSQNIARTSTPRHTPTQTVRVATLSPNISAVAPPKPTSRPPLRGDNAALRRSLTPRAPVPRQATPQVRQVMDCLSERIKASQPPLMRGLSPQHQQPQQQQQQQQQPQQQPQQQPQQQQQQQQQQQLQLQQLQQKQQQQISSQQLMALNSMKRPVVNSPRPRLPITPQKQVTQVVTQRPTPPCPTTPDSSPEKMEMCSYPSTPEKSGTTHGEQKSPSDSDAGSESFVYLQRTIKDPVNAIVQQQVSGSIVKMLVVLASREQRLITFDIPAEECTVQDLLDQVDIPFNGKTIVSLVTDVALNINYIVESEAGVIHTMHDTSDTSDQSENQSIAQTNEDSSPPHEEPKYIEGQSALCPYCGTHSYDFNRCYKCKKSLPSDSRQVSMNPTTSQQKKEMISTESFYKKRNETNKFERELGPRKRGRPPRTSTPSTAVISKLKQKEPECLTLSSDDDDGDDDGSGSRKKTTAQHKSLSNLITSSGMMNDEMEFISEKEPVITNNKTVLQEQSFQPVPNTEPDLIDKNNGDVTGEDNVNLNLKLETSFTCRTVRIGSYKYVPREKIFLSKNGLRLVVPLLEDQDQCVTINVKISEIVKVLIHFGKAMPVLFFYTNPSCGANIRELLGMQDTKGQYFDPAGKDQTHKRITLLPDKISEEARQVCKMIFPPGSKMDELNAKEANDILVRASPKDNSQMPLMVKKPPLSSSTGNSGNIVNGRPNDRLVQKLTVYPPPPAKSGIAINTEDYTCLGEDQFLNDVIIDFYLKYLTLQVLSEIDQHRTHVFSSYFYKRLTSRHAQSADITNSVSPAAKRHARVQKWTKNVNIFEKDFIIIPINEHAHWFLAIICYPGLVGTVLPPLPPKDPDVKKSKKNKEVKVQTLTIGSTTITPVATPTITIDQNDEDSERDEAEGDEDEMDMDSEEDDEASDNAEGNANANSKVSITPVEKKIVCSQQEEPTVKSPCVLIFDSLKGASRSRVVATLRDYLSCEYQAKLGKDKVFSKDTIKGSCPKVPQQSNFTDCGLYLLQYVESFFKDPIKDYRLPIKSVKNWFEEIVVTRKREELSNLLIKLMNETNGDKKIILPTVQFPTQDGKLKPKSETSDKSDLKGQKGESEAKKSKIEKEQSSNVSTNQQQQPDSQETPNRPVKTYLTIVPCSSTSGEFNTVGMVVTKTPTSTVTSTAFLRTKRIPRLIQKETETSAHDSSTAAVPIKKHKGDCLDSCK